From the genome of Terriglobia bacterium:
GCCAACCGGCGGCGAAGATTTACACCGTGGCGGCGACATGTTGGGTGCCCACCGGTGGATAAAATGTGCTACAACGGTGGACAGGTTGAGCAACTGGCTGTCGCTGCAGCACAAAGCAACTTCTCCTGGGATCGGTCCTGGGAAACGAACTTTGGCCAGCGAAGTGCCGCCGTATCCACCATTCCTCTTGAGGAAAGGATCTAAACTGCAATGTGGAAGCCTACGAACCAGCCCACGACCGGCGGGCCGACTCCGACTCCGGAACCGCAGCGTCCCACCACGCCCACCTATACTGCCCCGGCGGAACCGACTCCGGCGGCGGCCCCTAGGAACGCCTCCATGACTTCGCAGGACCAGGCGACGATTGGCAAGTCGCTGGTGATCAAAGGCGAAGTGACTGGCTCCGAATCGCTTTACATTGACGGCCGCGTCGAAGGCTCCATCAACCTCTCCGGTAACCGTGTCACCATCGGCCGCAACGGCGTGGTCAACGCCAACATCAACGCCCGCGAGATCGTCGTGACCGGCAAAGTGCGCGGCAACCTGGTCGCCAGCG
Proteins encoded in this window:
- a CDS encoding polymer-forming cytoskeletal protein — encoded protein: MWKPTNQPTTGGPTPTPEPQRPTTPTYTAPAEPTPAAAPRNASMTSQDQATIGKSLVIKGEVTGSESLYIDGRVEGSINLSGNRVTIGRNGVVNANINAREIVVTGKVRGNLVASDRVDIRNEGSLTGDVVAQRISIEDGAFFKGGIDIRKPGQKANGEAKDASMPADSSTGTSASAARA